Part of the Candidatus Thiothrix putei genome, GCAGTGTCAGTGAATGAGAAAATTGAATGTAACCGTAATGGTTTTCATGCTGCTGTTCACGCACTAATTGCCGAAAGGTAGCAGCTAATGCGGCAGATTGTGAAATCAGTTCCAGCTCAGTTTGTTGTACCAATTCATTTTCGTAAATACGGAAAAAATATAATCCACCCAGTGGCAATGCTAACACCGCTAACATCACCAAGAGCAAAATACTCCGTAACCTGAATAAGGTTTTGCGTGGCAGAGGCAAACGAGCATTTATTGGCATGTGGCAAGTTTATAACCCACTCCGTGTACGGTTTCAATCACATTATCACACCCAACATCGGCAAATTTCTGACGTATGTGACGGATATGGCTGTCGATGGTACGATCACTCACATACACATTGCCATCGTAGGCATTGCCCATGATGCTATCGCGACTAAATACACGGGTTGGCTGACGGGCAAACAGTTGCAACATAGCAAACTCAGTGGCGGTTAGGCTTAAGGATGCTCCACCCCAACTGGCAGTATGCTGCTCTGGTTGAATACTGAGTTTACCGTAACGGATGCTGCTGCCATGCTCTGGTTCAGTCACGGATTTGCTGTGCTGTTGTGTACGCTTCAGGATGACATTAATCCGCGCCACTAATTCGCGCGGGCTAAAAGGCTTGGTAACGTAATCATCCCCACCAATCTCTAACCCTAGAATCCGATCAATCTCATCATCACGGGAGGAAAGGAATAAAATTGGCACATCCGAAAACTTGCGGATCTCGCGACACACTTCCAAGCCATCCAGCTCCGGCATATTAATGTCGAGCACCAGCAAATCACTGGGATACTGGCGGAAAGTATCCAAGGCTTGACGCCCGTCTTCGGCTTGAGTGACTTGCATCCCCGCTTTTTCCAGCGCAAAGCTAATCACGTCGCGGATGTGGGGATCGTCGTCGGCAATGAGGATATGTTTATTCATACAGCTAGTGTAGCAAAAAATAGAAAACCCCAAACGGCGGGTGTCGTACCGCCGATCGGGATCCAGGAGTCTCAGGGTTGCTAAAACCCCGCCGGGAAAACTGGTCGTAAGCAAAGATTATTGTTGTCATCGCCAGTACCCGTTCGGTGAGTAGTGTCAGGAATGTATGCTACGGGGAGAATGTGCAGGCTTTATCCTGATAATGTGGAGATACATCGGAAATAATTTGCAAATTGTGTGCAGAAGTACTTCTGCTGGTGAATCCTCAGCGCTGCCATCATAGAAAAATCATGGATTTCTGCAATTCACGCTTGAAATTCCCCTTACTCCATGCTCCAAGATGCATTACAATCGCCCCCTTATCCGCAGTTCCTGCGTTTCTTCTTTGAGATTTGGACAAATGACTGACTTAACACTTTACCGGAATATCGGCATTTTCGCCCACGTTGACGCGGGCAAAACCACCACCACCGAACGTATCCTCAAGCTCACTGGCAAAATCCATAAACTGGGTGAAGTGCATGACGGTGCAGCGACCACTGACTTCATGGTTCAAGAGCAAGAACGCGGGATTACCATCCAGTCTGCTGCGACCACGTGTTTCTGGAAAGGTCATCGCTTCAACGTTATCGACACCCCAGGGCACGTTGACTTCACCATCGAAGTTTATCGCTCACTGAAAGTTCTCGATGGCGGCATCGGCGTATTCTGTGGTTCCGGTGGTGTTGAACCTCAATCAGAAACCAACTGGCGCTATGCGAACGACTCCAAAGTTGCGCGTATTATTTACATCAACAAACTCGACCGTATCGGCGCTGACTACTACCGCGTTGTCAAACAGGTAGAAAATGTCTTGGGCGCACGCCCAATGCCAATGACGCTGCCTATCGGTATCGAAGACAACTTCATCGGCGTGGTTGACCTGCTGACCCGTAAAGCATGGGTATGGGATAACTCTGGCGATCCAATGAACTACACCATTCAAGACGTTCCTGCCGATATGGAAGGTTTGGTAGAAGAATGGCGTGAAAAGTTGATCGAAATGGCGGTCGAACAAGATGACGACATGATGGAAATGTACCTCGGTGGCGAAGAGCCAGCGTTGGAAGACATCAAACGTTGCATCCGCAAAGGCACAATCAACTTGGACTTTTTCCCAACTTTTGCTGGTTCTTCCTTCAAAAACAAGGGTGTGCAATTGGTGCTGGACGGCGTAGTTGATTACCTGCCAAACCCAATGGAAGTTAAGCCACAGCCTGAAACTGACTTGGAAGGCAATCCGACTGGCGAATTCGCTATCGTGGATGCTAACCGCCCATTACGTGCCTTGGCGTTCAAAATCATGGACGACAAATACGGCGCGTTGACCTTTACCCGTATCTATTCCGGTACAATGAAGACGGGTGATACCATCCTCAACACCTTCACCGGCAAAACCGAACGGGTAGGCCGCATGGTGGAAATGCACGCTGACGACGCAAACGCGATTGATTTCGCACAAGCGGGCGACATCATTGCATTGGTTGGTCTGAAAAACGTGCAGACTGGTCATACCCTGTGTGATCCGAAAGCACCTGCTACGCTTGAACCAATGGTATTCCCAGAGCCGGTTATCTCTTTGGCAATTTCACCAAAGAACAAAGCAGGCGCGGAAAAAATGGGTGTGGCTCTCAATAAGATGGTCAAAGAAGACCCTTCTTTCCGCGTTGAAACCGACCAAGAAACCGGTGAAACCATCCTCAAAGGCATGGGCGAGCTGCACTTGGACATCAAAGTCGACATCTTGCTGCGTACTCACGGTGTGGAAGTTAACATCGGTAAACCACAGGTTGCTTACCGCGAATCCATCACGCAACGCATCGAAGACAGCTACACGCATAAGAAGCAGTCCGGTGGTTCTGGTCAATACGGTAAAATCGACTACACCATCGAACCCAACGAAGTGGGTGCAGGTTACGCGTTTGAATCCGTGGTTGTCGGTGGTTCTGTACCACGCGAGTTCTGGCCTGCAATCGACAAAGGCTTCAAGGAAAGCATGGTAAAAGGCCCATTGGCTGGCTACCCTGTGGTTGACGTGAAAGTAACCTTGCGCGAAGGTGGTTTCCACGCGGTTGACTCCTCCGCCATCGCGTTTGAAATTGCGGCGAAAGGCGGCTACCGCCAAACCATGCCGAAAGCTGGCCCGCAAATCCTTGAGCCGATCATGAAAGTTGACGTATTCGCACCAGACTCTCACGTCGGTGACGTGATCGGTGACTTGAACCGTCGCCGTGCGATGATCAAATCTCAAGATACCGCGCCTATCGGTGCGCGTATCAAGGCTGACGTACCGTTGTCTGAGATGTTTGGTTACATCGGTGACCTGCGCACCATGACTTCCGGTCGCGGTCAGTTCTCAATGGAATTCTCACACTACGCGGCTTGCCCGAAATCGGTTTCCGATCAGGTTATCAAAGAAGCGCAAGAACGTAAGAAAGCGTTGGAAGCTGAAAAGTAAGAAGTCCTAAAGGACGAAGAAAAAGCCCCGCTGGGTAACTGGCGGGGCTTTTTTTGTTATAGCAGAAAAACCCATTAACACTATAAAAATAAATTATGAATAATTTTAATCTATTAAATTCGGGTTTCGTAATAAAAACTATGATTTTTGTAAGGGATTTGTAAGTCAGCCTGAGCATAATACATACAAGAAGAATAACAATTAAGCAAGAGAGGCTGTTGAGGGCAGCCTTAAGAGTGGCAAGTCGAGGGCTGATCTCATGTGTCCAGAAAGCATCGTATGGGCTGATTTACGTTTTAACCGCAATGCACCCAGTAACCGTCGCCTGATCCCCAGTGGCTGGCGGGTTGAAAAGGTGGAAACCCCTGATTATGTTAGCAATGTGACGGCGCGTGAGTCGCCGGGGTTGCTGGTGTTTGAATTCGACCGCCCAGACATTCCTTCCCTATCCAGCCTGAGCAGTATCCGGCGGCGGTTTGCGGCTATCCCGGTGCTGATGCTTACCGAATACCATTCGGAGGCGCTGGCAATCTGGGCATTGCGCAACCATGTGTCAAATTATCTGGTGGTTCCCATCTCCCAGCATGAACTGGTGGGGAGTGTGGAAGAGGCCATGACCGCCTCTAATACACAAGGGGGGAACCCGATCCCGAATGAATTGCGGTTTCGCTCGATTGCTTGCCACAAAACGGCGGCGGCAGTGAGTTATGTGAAATCGCATTATCACGAAGCGGTGCGGGAAGAGACACTGGCAGAGGTTTGCAACATGGGTGTCAGTGCTTTCAGCCGGATTTTCAGAAAGGAGCAAGGGAAGACCTTCCGGGATTATCTACTGGATTACCGGATTGGCAAGGCGTGTGAATTGCTGCGCACGCCGGGGGTGAATGTGACGGATGTGGCGTTTACGGTAGGGTTTAATGATGGGTCGCATTTTTCGCGGACGTTTAAGCGGCTGGTGGGGCAGACACCTTCGGGGTTTCAGCAAGGAAATTGACAGATAAGCTAATCTGAGAATATTAACCATCTTTTTATTAGTATGGAGTAGATGATATGAATGCCGACCCATTTTCTGAAACTGTGTTTTCTTATGTCGTGACCAAGCTCCTGCAAGAGCATATGGACAACTTGGGTGATAGTGAACCATCCGATTTTTACCGTAAAGTGATGGACTTGGTGGAACCTCCAATGCTTTTGAGCATGATGCGTTACACGCATGGCAATCAGCAAAGGGCAGCCGACTGTCTTGGGATAAATAAGACTACGCTGCGTACCAAGTTGAAACGTCATGGCTTGATGCAGCCAACAGTGTAAATGGGAAGTGCCTTGGACACCAGGGCAATCGCTTGAAAGTTCAGGGCAATCGCTTGAAAGTTTGGTTGCAAAACATGCATAAATAAGGTTTTCCCGAAAGGACAAAACCGATGCCGAACTTGCCGTCCAGCGCTATCAGCCGCCTACTGGAACAGTTGTCAGTTTTAGAAGACCCACGCCAGCAAGCCAAAGTTCTCTACCCCCTACCTGAAATCCTATTGCTGGGTTTGGCAGGCAGCTTAGCAGGGGCAGACGATGTGGTGGAAATGGTGCGCTGGGCAAAGCTAAACGCGGATTTCCTGCGCCGCTATTATCCCTATGCACGGGGCTTTCCCAGCCATGACACGGTGAGTGACGTGTTCAACGCGCTGAATGCTAAGCTGTTTTCGGAACTGTTTATCCGTTGGACAAACAGCCTGTCCGCAGGGGAGGCTGACCTATTGAACATTGACGGCAAAACCTCACGGCGCAGTGGTGGCAACGGGCAGAACCCTCTGCACCTGGTGTCAGCGTGGGCAAACCAGCAAAATCTAGTGCTGGGGCAGGAAGCCACCGACCAGAAATCCAATGAAATCACTGCCATCCCCGCCTTGCTACGCAAGCTCGACATTGAAGGCTGCTTGATCACCATTGATGCGATGGGGACACAAAAGGCCATCGCCAAGCAAATCGTGGAAGCAGGCGGTGATTACCTACTGGCAGTCAAAGACAATCAGAAAACGTTAGCAGAAGACATCGCCCTGTTTTTCGAAAAGCCGCCTGCCGGTTATGTGCTGGATGAAGACACCCAGGTGGAAAAAGACCACGGGCGGCTCGAAACCCGCCGTTGCCGCATTTGCACCGATGTT contains:
- a CDS encoding response regulator transcription factor; amino-acid sequence: MNKHILIADDDPHIRDVISFALEKAGMQVTQAEDGRQALDTFRQYPSDLLVLDINMPELDGLEVCREIRKFSDVPILFLSSRDDEIDRILGLEIGGDDYVTKPFSPRELVARINVILKRTQQHSKSVTEPEHGSSIRYGKLSIQPEQHTASWGGASLSLTATEFAMLQLFARQPTRVFSRDSIMGNAYDGNVYVSDRTIDSHIRHIRQKFADVGCDNVIETVHGVGYKLATCQ
- the fusA gene encoding elongation factor G codes for the protein MTDLTLYRNIGIFAHVDAGKTTTTERILKLTGKIHKLGEVHDGAATTDFMVQEQERGITIQSAATTCFWKGHRFNVIDTPGHVDFTIEVYRSLKVLDGGIGVFCGSGGVEPQSETNWRYANDSKVARIIYINKLDRIGADYYRVVKQVENVLGARPMPMTLPIGIEDNFIGVVDLLTRKAWVWDNSGDPMNYTIQDVPADMEGLVEEWREKLIEMAVEQDDDMMEMYLGGEEPALEDIKRCIRKGTINLDFFPTFAGSSFKNKGVQLVLDGVVDYLPNPMEVKPQPETDLEGNPTGEFAIVDANRPLRALAFKIMDDKYGALTFTRIYSGTMKTGDTILNTFTGKTERVGRMVEMHADDANAIDFAQAGDIIALVGLKNVQTGHTLCDPKAPATLEPMVFPEPVISLAISPKNKAGAEKMGVALNKMVKEDPSFRVETDQETGETILKGMGELHLDIKVDILLRTHGVEVNIGKPQVAYRESITQRIEDSYTHKKQSGGSGQYGKIDYTIEPNEVGAGYAFESVVVGGSVPREFWPAIDKGFKESMVKGPLAGYPVVDVKVTLREGGFHAVDSSAIAFEIAAKGGYRQTMPKAGPQILEPIMKVDVFAPDSHVGDVIGDLNRRRAMIKSQDTAPIGARIKADVPLSEMFGYIGDLRTMTSGRGQFSMEFSHYAACPKSVSDQVIKEAQERKKALEAEK
- a CDS encoding DNA-binding response regulator is translated as MCPESIVWADLRFNRNAPSNRRLIPSGWRVEKVETPDYVSNVTARESPGLLVFEFDRPDIPSLSSLSSIRRRFAAIPVLMLTEYHSEALAIWALRNHVSNYLVVPISQHELVGSVEEAMTASNTQGGNPIPNELRFRSIACHKTAAAVSYVKSHYHEAVREETLAEVCNMGVSAFSRIFRKEQGKTFRDYLLDYRIGKACELLRTPGVNVTDVAFTVGFNDGSHFSRTFKRLVGQTPSGFQQGN
- a CDS encoding helix-turn-helix domain-containing protein — encoded protein: MNADPFSETVFSYVVTKLLQEHMDNLGDSEPSDFYRKVMDLVEPPMLLSMMRYTHGNQQRAADCLGINKTTLRTKLKRHGLMQPTV
- a CDS encoding ISAs1 family transposase, with the protein product MPNLPSSAISRLLEQLSVLEDPRQQAKVLYPLPEILLLGLAGSLAGADDVVEMVRWAKLNADFLRRYYPYARGFPSHDTVSDVFNALNAKLFSELFIRWTNSLSAGEADLLNIDGKTSRRSGGNGQNPLHLVSAWANQQNLVLGQEATDQKSNEITAIPALLRKLDIEGCLITIDAMGTQKAIAKQIVEAGGDYLLAVKDNQKTLAEDIALFFEKPPAGYVLDEDTQVEKDHGRLETRRCRICTDVAWLEQRQEWAGLASIICIESWVEKAGKSTYSIRHYICSLAMIAKAAQYAVRSHWAIENKLHWVLDVLMREDLARNRSNHGAHNLAILRHMGTNLLRNDKTNKHSLKVRRKQAGWSTDYLAQLLEQVM